In the genome of Monodelphis domestica isolate mMonDom1 chromosome 2, mMonDom1.pri, whole genome shotgun sequence, one region contains:
- the LOC100016487 gene encoding GTP-binding nuclear protein Ran-like, producing MAAQGEPQVQFKLVLVGDGGTEKTTFVKCHLTGEFEKYVATLGVEVHPLVFHTNRGPIKFNVWDTAGQEKFGGLRDYIQAQCAIIMFDVTSRVTYKNVPNWHRDLVRVCENIPIVLCGNKVDIKDRKVKAKSIVFHRKKNLQYYDISAKSNYNFEKPFLWLARKLIGDPNLEFVAMPALAPPEVVMDPALAAQYEQDLQIAQTTALPDEDDDL from the coding sequence ATGGCTGCCCAAGGAGAACCCCAAGTGCAGTTCAAACTTGTATTAGTTGGTGATGGAGGTACAGAAAAAACTACATTTGTAAAATGTCACTTGACTGGTGAATTTGAGAAGTATGTAGCCACCTTGGGTGTTGAGGTCCATCCCCTTGTGTTCCATACTAACAGAGGTCCTATTAAATTCAACGTATGGGATACAGCTGGCCAAGAGAAATTTGGTGGTCTGAGAGATTACATCCAAGCTCAGTGTGCCATTATAATGTTTGATGTAACATCAAGAGTTACTTACAAGAATGTACCTAACTGGCATAGAGATCTGGTACGAGTATGTGAAAATATCCCTATAGTGTTGTGTGGCAACAAAGTGGATATTAAGGACAGAAAAGTCAAAGCGAAATCAATTGTCTTCCATAGGAAGAAGAATCTCCAGTACTATGACATTTCAGCCAAAAGTAATTACAACTTTGAGAAGCCCTTCCTTTGGCTTGCTAGAAAACTTATTGGAGACCCTAATTTGGAGTTTGTTGCCATGCCTGCTCTTGCACCTCCAGAGGTTGTCATGGACCCAGCACTGGCAGCACAGTATGAGCAGGACTTACAGATTGCTCAGACAACTGCGCTCCCTGATGAAGATGATGACCTGTAA